Proteins encoded in a region of the Halioglobus maricola genome:
- a CDS encoding sodium:calcium antiporter, with protein sequence MLDLFLLVVGLAGLWAGSELLVNAAISIADRFRLSDAYIGMVVLAIGTDLPEIFVAADASIHTLAGEDFSHVVIGSAVGSSMGQLGLVLGIAGCFGFASRPFRRVWRNALFLLGGLAALALFSVDGVISRLQGWALIGCYAAYLASLALWRPAAGDTEPTEPSNTPSRDLVYLLVGFCVLLVAAELTVTHAVSFAAYVGLSQLSVSAVIIGLGSSLPELSVSLIALWRGRGGLSVGNLLGSNVLDTLLVPGIGAAIAPLIVPPEVLFIDIPMLALVTTLALGFLYASPRGIKMPEALLLLSIYLLYVGIRLTA encoded by the coding sequence TTGCTCGATTTATTCCTACTGGTAGTCGGCCTCGCGGGGCTGTGGGCCGGCTCGGAACTGCTGGTAAACGCTGCGATCTCGATCGCCGATCGCTTTCGCCTGTCCGACGCTTACATCGGCATGGTCGTTCTGGCGATTGGCACAGACCTGCCTGAGATATTCGTGGCGGCCGACGCCTCGATACACACACTGGCTGGGGAAGATTTCAGCCACGTTGTCATTGGCAGTGCGGTAGGCAGTTCCATGGGGCAACTTGGTCTTGTGCTGGGTATAGCTGGCTGTTTTGGTTTCGCGTCCAGGCCCTTCCGCAGAGTGTGGCGCAACGCATTGTTTCTCCTTGGAGGTCTGGCTGCTCTTGCCCTGTTCTCTGTTGATGGCGTCATCTCGCGTTTGCAGGGATGGGCTCTGATAGGCTGCTACGCGGCCTATCTCGCCTCGCTGGCACTCTGGCGCCCTGCCGCTGGAGATACGGAGCCCACAGAGCCCTCAAACACACCCTCAAGGGACCTCGTATACCTATTGGTGGGTTTTTGCGTATTGCTGGTGGCTGCAGAACTGACCGTTACCCACGCAGTTAGCTTTGCAGCTTACGTCGGTTTGAGCCAGCTCAGTGTCTCGGCGGTAATCATCGGCCTGGGCAGTTCGCTGCCGGAACTCAGTGTGTCGCTCATTGCGCTCTGGCGGGGCCGTGGCGGCCTCTCAGTGGGCAACCTGCTAGGCAGTAATGTGCTGGACACTCTGCTCGTACCGGGCATTGGTGCCGCGATCGCGCCGCTGATTGTGCCGCCTGAAGTGCTCTTCATTGATATCCCCATGTTGGCCCTTGTCACCACACTGGCACTCGGATTTCTCTACGCGTCACCGCGTGGCATCAAGATGCCCGAGGCCCTACTCTTACTCAGCATCTACCTGCTCTACGTCGGTATTCGACTGACTGCCTGA
- a CDS encoding c-type cytochrome, which produces MRRTLPKLMATAMAVFTLHAPAHAEGYDFNHNLAQVDYALENNPTHALRLSMESCMRQRNHAVALNRRGHEERARRALQYCFDSLNLSQTYVPRETAPSRKELSDKAMAEFDVAMTLTPDVRNGLAIYRECAACHEPEGWGRTTGSVPQIAGQHAKVLIKQLADFRAGNREAVLMVPYATVESIGGTQALADVTEYISTLEMSVENGKGAGENLTFGEQLYKDKCMDCHGPSGEGNNDEFAPRIQAQHYKYMLRQFKWLRSGTRGNASDEMTSLALALNQEEIEAVLDYVSRLQPPEEFIAAKDWKNPDFEQK; this is translated from the coding sequence ATGCGACGCACACTTCCCAAGCTGATGGCCACGGCAATGGCCGTGTTCACCCTTCACGCACCCGCTCACGCTGAAGGTTACGATTTCAATCACAATCTCGCGCAGGTTGACTACGCCCTGGAAAACAACCCCACGCACGCCCTGCGGCTGTCCATGGAATCCTGCATGCGCCAGCGCAATCACGCGGTGGCATTGAATCGACGCGGTCACGAAGAGCGAGCACGCAGGGCACTACAGTACTGCTTCGATTCCCTCAATCTCTCGCAAACCTACGTACCGAGAGAGACCGCTCCCTCCCGTAAAGAGCTCTCAGACAAGGCCATGGCTGAATTCGACGTCGCTATGACGTTGACGCCTGACGTGAGAAATGGCCTCGCGATCTATCGCGAATGCGCTGCCTGCCACGAACCCGAAGGCTGGGGTCGCACTACCGGCAGTGTGCCGCAAATTGCCGGACAGCACGCCAAGGTACTGATCAAACAGCTGGCGGATTTCCGTGCCGGCAACCGGGAGGCCGTGCTGATGGTGCCCTACGCCACGGTAGAATCTATCGGCGGTACGCAAGCGCTGGCGGATGTGACTGAGTACATATCGACTCTGGAGATGAGTGTGGAAAACGGCAAAGGTGCCGGTGAAAATTTGACCTTTGGCGAACAACTCTACAAAGACAAGTGTATGGACTGCCACGGCCCCAGTGGTGAGGGCAACAACGATGAGTTTGCCCCCCGCATTCAGGCTCAGCACTACAAATACATGCTGCGTCAGTTCAAGTGGTTACGCAGCGGCACGCGCGGCAATGCCAGTGACGAGATGACCTCACTCGCGCTCGCGCTTAATCAGGAAGAGATTGAAGCAGTGCTGGACTACGTGTCCCGGCTGCAACCACCGGAAGAGT